The DNA region TCAAAATTTTGGCTTTGATGAGATtaaatttctataaaattttagGGGTCAAATTTTAACATTCAGGATCCAAATTGATGtgggttttataattttaataattgaaACTTCACGTCCCATATTTAGGAACTCTTCTGCTGTTCTTTGACTCTCTGTTTACCTGACCTGGATGGTTCTTATTAAGAGAATTTTGCTGTGTAGTCGACTGAGGAAATACTGTACCTGCGTTTATGATCTAGTTGGCACTGCATACATCTAGATTGCCTTGAACTGGGCCATCAGGCAATCACAAAGTGGTGGAATAGTCACTTTCTTATTTGGCACAATATATGGTCGATGAACAAAGCTATGATAGTCAACTAATGCTAATTTTGGTTCAGGTGACGCATGAAGATTTCAATGAAGGGATAATTCAAGTTCAAGCAAAGAAGAAATCCAGCTTAAATTATTACGCTTAGTGCCTGGCCTTCAAGGCTCCGTGGAATCATGACTCGGTGGAATTGGGGATTACGAGACATTAATTATCAGTACTTTCTCTTCTGTTCAGTGTGCAGCAGCAAAGCGTACCTAATATCGTAGCAATCTTCTTTAGTTTTTTAGAACTTAcaaagcaaaaaagaaaaaaaaaaagcattCATTTAATAATAAGACATGGTGTGTTATGCTATAAATGATACCTCGGTTTGTTGAATTGAACTGGCTTGAGGTCCAATTCCCCTAAGCGGCCGAATAAGTTGAAACAAACTTTTGACTTGCATACTTGCAACATGGAACGTGATTGTCACATGTGCTGTTAAGCTGCATCCACCATTGTCCGATCTTATCTAGAAAGGTAAGGAACCGACGGACATAAGATGCCAAATTATTTTAATATCCCAAGTGCCACCAATCTCCAAATTATTTCAAGAAAACCTCAATTACCCATGTCCCAACTGGTTCGTCGGTTTATCCACACTTGGTTTACAGTAACAATAAGCCAATTCTCTTTGTTTTTGCGCTGTTCGAGTTGAGAAAAAAAAAGTGCGATACAAGGGTCCCTTACGGAGGCCCCTACATCTATCTATCTATTCGGTGTTGGCTCTTTCTGCGTTAATATTCATCATGATCGGTTGTCATCCCTCGTTAAGACAAACGCTCGAGTGCCACATTCCTTCGACGTTATTGCTTAAAGTTATATATATCGAAGTATATTCTTCTCTACTTTGCATCTTATTGTTCAAGTTTCCCTCTGAAAAGTATATCCTTCTCTAAACCAACTCCGTTGGACACGGGTCACACGGCACTATCTCCGCTCCATTCCCAAAAGTACTTGTAGGTCTTCGTTGATGGTCGAGGTTCTCATCGCCGCTCCCAATGCCGCGTAGGCTGCCGCTGCCGCTGCCTCTATGATCGTCTTTCCTCCTTCCCGCCTACTACGGACCATGTTCACCCGGAGGGTCTCGCGAGAGTGGAGGCCAGCGGCGTCGACGCCCGTCTTCCTCAACGTCTACGACCTCTCCCCCATCAACGGCTACGCCTACTGGCTCGGCCTTGGCGCGTATCACTCCGGCGTCCAAGGTGGGATCGAACCGTCGCCCCCGTCTTCTCCTCTGTTTCTTTATCTCCGACTGATCGTCAGCGTGATTGGGGTGTTTGTTGGTTTGTTTTGGCGTAGTGCACGGGGTGGAGTACGCCTATGGGGCACACGAGCACGCCGCGACAGGGATCTTTGAGGGGGAGCCGCGCCGTTGCCCGGGGTTCGTTTTCCGGAAGGCGATCCTCATCGGGCGCACCGATATGGGGCCGCGCGAGGTGCGGGCGCTCGTGGAGGACATGGCAGCGGAATACTCCGGCAGCGCCTACAACCTAATCTCCAAGAATTGCAACCACTTCTGTGACGACGCCTGTTTCCGCCTCACCGGCAAATCCATCCCCAAGTGGGTCAACCGTCTAGCCAAAATAGGTTCTCGACGTCGTCCCGTTTCCCTTTCCCCTCAACCCAgcgattttctttattttttttttgatctcCCCGTTCGTTGTCAATGGAATGATTTTTCCGCACTAGGGTTCCTATGCAAGTGCGTGCTTCCCACCAGAGTGGCGGAGGTGCGGAGGCGCGGGGCGTACGATGAGCATGGCGTCCTGCAAGCCGACAAGTGGCGACCGAGGAGCAACTCCGCCAGATTCCCTCCGGCGATCACCGCGACGCCCCGCAGCAACATATCGCAGCCTACGGTCACCATCTCCTCCCTATCGGAGGGGCGAAGGAAGCTCAGGCGCTCCGCCTCGCTGTCCTCCGCCGTAGGTGAAAGTTCGTCGTTAGCCGCGTAAACGCCGGCGGCGGCGATTTTTTCATCTTCGTCCTCGGGTCAACCCTTCTTGGGCCACCAGAGTAAAGTTTTCGCGATcctttccctcttcttctttcgattggaaaatgaaaaattactttttgtttttttttccccttcACATAGAGGAACTGGCGCCATGAAATGCTACTACTGCCCGTCAAAGTGTAAACACTATGGTACGGTTGTTGAACGCTCGTTGTCTCCACCGGTTGGACTGAGTTCAAAATCGAATGGATTTAATCGAAATATGACAAATGGAAATATTTCTGGACTAATtgtacttttaaataaaaatcgaAGAACAAAAGTAAGCAGACTTACCACCACAATGTCTCGTGTTTTAGCAATTTTATAGTAAATAACACTCGACGCCATCCTCTTTTATTTTTTAACCTAAttgaataaaaatccatcaaaaaGGCCTCATGTTTTAatctttttatcaaaaaaaatatcccatattttttaaaaatatttttatttttaatgttattatagtaattataaaatcataatgattatataattataataattacgaTAACTATCTATGATTTCGTAGTGATTACTATCTTTAGTAGCTATGATCCTATAACAATATAATATTTGTTGAGAGATTATTGATGTAGTTGTCCCTAGGTTAAGATTGACCAATCTGATTAAGTTCTAGTGggtttaagttttgatatttagACA from Zingiber officinale cultivar Zhangliang chromosome 4B, Zo_v1.1, whole genome shotgun sequence includes:
- the LOC121976056 gene encoding deSI-like protein At4g17486; this encodes MIVFPPSRLLRTMFTRRVSREWRPAASTPVFLNVYDLSPINGYAYWLGLGAYHSGVQVHGVEYAYGAHEHAATGIFEGEPRRCPGFVFRKAILIGRTDMGPREVRALVEDMAAEYSGSAYNLISKNCNHFCDDACFRLTGKSIPKWVNRLAKIGFLCKCVLPTRVAEVRRRGAYDEHGVLQADKWRPRSNSARFPPAITATPRSNISQPTVTISSLSEGRRKLRRSASLSSAVGESSSLAA